One segment of Stappia sp. 28M-7 DNA contains the following:
- a CDS encoding YjhX family toxin — protein sequence MDISKAEQRVLHLLAQGGHVLVEKDERGRIEELAIVTREGWHHTGLTLELFRKLKRRRLIASANSGPYRITRLGLLRVRAQLDNR from the coding sequence ATGGACATCTCCAAGGCCGAGCAGCGGGTCCTCCACCTGCTCGCTCAAGGCGGTCACGTGCTCGTCGAGAAGGACGAGCGCGGCCGCATAGAAGAGCTCGCCATCGTCACGCGCGAAGGCTGGCACCACACGGGACTGACGCTCGAACTCTTCCGCAAGCTGAAGCGGCGCAGGCTGATCGCCTCCGCCAATTCCGGCCCCTACCGCATCACACGGCTCGGGCTCTTGAGGGTTCGCGCGCAACTCGACAACCGCTGA
- a CDS encoding methyl-accepting chemotaxis protein, whose amino-acid sequence MSSGASLSLARDQQTALTLDLIESDLRTAANGIGTGAEELRTRVGEQLLLLSDIRGHSQALHSETRHADETAQQLAASVEQLVSASNEINGQVQNSSRLAEEAREVADTANTGIQELKSAIDDIANVVRLISDVAKQTNLLALNATIEAARAGEAGRGFAVVANEVKALSVETQTATDEIIANIARLQTSAEGSIRAVDRIIGVIGEILPSFAAVAEAVGQQMETSRSVGETARETADFVRAVTEKVSTIAEATDSAERAGQAAGEASRSMLALGNSLSSRFTMMIRQTAIGDRRRDDRLPAELTGTLTQSGRSCRIKTLDLSTGGALLVPQEGEASAQTGPATVELSSLGRTNLQVVAVSDLGMHCAFENPDEGFATRLADLLARVRGELAPSIERAQDGARRVTEAMEAAVSSGNLTLEALFDTDYQPLAGTNPRQVSNRALAVLERILPPIQEDILTRAKGTGLVFCVSVDRNAYLPVHNAVYSQPQRPDDPAWNAANCRNRRIFDDRAGLSAARNTRPFLVQTYPRDMGNGSIIWMREIDAPITVAGRHWGGFRTAYKL is encoded by the coding sequence ATGTCTTCCGGCGCGTCGCTGTCGCTCGCCCGCGACCAGCAGACCGCGCTGACCCTCGATCTGATCGAGTCGGATCTGCGCACCGCCGCCAACGGCATCGGCACGGGCGCGGAAGAGTTGCGCACCCGCGTCGGCGAGCAATTGCTGCTCCTGTCGGATATCCGCGGCCACTCCCAGGCGCTGCACAGCGAGACGCGCCATGCGGACGAGACCGCCCAGCAGCTGGCCGCCTCGGTCGAACAGCTGGTCTCGGCAAGCAACGAGATCAACGGTCAGGTGCAGAATTCCTCGCGTTTGGCCGAGGAAGCGCGCGAAGTCGCCGACACGGCGAACACCGGCATTCAGGAGCTGAAAAGCGCCATCGACGACATCGCCAATGTCGTGCGCCTGATCTCAGACGTTGCCAAGCAGACCAACTTGCTCGCCCTCAACGCCACCATCGAGGCGGCCCGCGCCGGCGAGGCCGGGCGGGGATTTGCCGTGGTCGCCAACGAGGTGAAGGCGCTGTCGGTCGAGACCCAGACCGCCACCGACGAAATCATCGCCAATATCGCCCGCCTGCAGACCTCGGCAGAGGGGAGTATTCGTGCCGTCGACCGCATCATCGGCGTGATCGGCGAGATCCTGCCGAGCTTTGCGGCCGTTGCCGAGGCCGTCGGCCAGCAGATGGAAACCTCGCGCTCGGTCGGCGAAACCGCGCGGGAAACCGCCGATTTCGTACGTGCGGTCACCGAGAAGGTCTCGACCATCGCCGAGGCCACCGACAGCGCCGAGCGCGCCGGACAGGCCGCCGGCGAGGCCTCCCGCTCCATGCTCGCCCTGGGGAATAGTCTGAGCAGCCGGTTCACGATGATGATCCGCCAGACGGCGATCGGCGACCGCCGCCGCGACGACCGGCTGCCGGCGGAGCTGACCGGCACCCTCACCCAGTCCGGCCGCAGCTGCCGCATCAAGACGCTCGATCTGTCCACGGGCGGCGCGCTGCTTGTCCCGCAGGAGGGCGAGGCAAGCGCGCAGACCGGACCGGCCACCGTCGAGCTGTCCAGCCTCGGCCGCACCAACCTGCAGGTCGTCGCCGTCTCCGACCTCGGCATGCATTGCGCCTTCGAAAATCCGGACGAAGGTTTCGCAACGCGCCTTGCCGACCTTCTGGCACGGGTGCGAGGAGAACTCGCCCCCTCCATCGAGCGGGCACAGGACGGCGCACGCCGCGTCACCGAGGCGATGGAAGCGGCCGTATCCTCGGGCAACCTGACGCTGGAGGCACTGTTCGACACCGATTACCAGCCGCTGGCCGGCACCAATCCGCGCCAGGTCTCCAACCGCGCACTCGCCGTTCTGGAGCGCATCCTGCCGCCGATCCAGGAGGATATCCTGACCCGCGCCAAGGGCACCGGGCTCGTCTTTTGCGTTTCGGTCGACCGCAACGCCTATCTGCCGGTGCACAATGCGGTCTATTCCCAGCCGCAGCGCCCCGACGATCCGGCGTGGAACGCCGCCAATTGCCGCAACCGGCGGATTTTCGACGACCGCGCGGGACTGAGCGCGGCGCGCAACACCCGCCCCTTCCTGGTGCAAACTTATCCCCGCGACATGGGCAACGGCAGCATCATCTGGATGCGCGAGATCGACGCGCCCATCACCGTGGCCGGCCGCCACTGGGGCGGCTTCCGCACCGCCTACAAGCTGTAA
- a CDS encoding DUF2059 domain-containing protein → MAAATAAAMVLSFAQAATAQETFSDEQIAAAREAVQSAQAIRAFDDVLPLMAERTRGLFIQNDPANTAMIDEVVTEVALKLADRRPELNRVVYEVWARRFTVEELKKLAAFYNTPLGQKYSRVEPELRALSIGAAKQWGDAISTEMVTLVREELTKRQEAQQTQPTEAPAQ, encoded by the coding sequence ATGGCCGCAGCCACGGCGGCGGCGATGGTTCTCTCGTTCGCCCAGGCGGCGACCGCCCAGGAAACCTTCTCCGACGAACAGATCGCCGCAGCGCGCGAGGCCGTGCAGTCGGCGCAGGCAATCCGCGCGTTCGATGACGTGCTGCCGCTGATGGCCGAGCGCACCCGCGGCCTGTTCATCCAGAACGACCCGGCCAACACGGCAATGATCGACGAGGTTGTCACCGAGGTCGCTCTGAAGCTCGCCGACCGTCGTCCGGAACTGAACCGGGTGGTCTACGAAGTGTGGGCCCGCCGCTTCACCGTCGAGGAGCTGAAGAAGCTTGCCGCCTTCTACAACACGCCGCTCGGCCAGAAGTATTCCCGCGTCGAGCCGGAGCTGCGCGCGCTGTCGATCGGCGCGGCGAAGCAGTGGGGTGATGCGATCTCGACCGAGATGGTGACCCTGGTGCGCGAGGAGCTGACCAAGCGCCAGGAAGCGCAGCAGACCCAGCCGACGGAAGCGCCGGCCCAGTAA
- a CDS encoding multidrug efflux SMR transporter, with protein sequence MSPAVLSPTVLSYAALAIAIVLEVIGTTALQQSQQFTRALPTAVMAVCYLAAFYFLSVALRTFPVGVAYAMWSGLGIVLISAVGYFVFRQTLDLAAIIGLGLIIAGVIVVNVFSGAVRH encoded by the coding sequence ATGTCCCCCGCCGTCCTGTCCCCCACCGTCCTGTCCTATGCCGCGCTCGCCATCGCCATCGTGCTGGAGGTGATCGGCACGACGGCGCTGCAGCAGTCGCAGCAGTTCACCCGCGCGCTGCCCACGGCGGTGATGGCGGTCTGCTATCTCGCCGCCTTCTACTTCCTGTCGGTGGCGCTGCGGACCTTCCCGGTCGGCGTTGCCTATGCCATGTGGAGCGGGCTCGGCATCGTGCTGATCTCGGCGGTCGGCTATTTCGTCTTCCGCCAGACGCTCGACTTGGCCGCGATCATCGGCCTGGGGCTGATCATCGCCGGCGTCATCGTCGTCAACGTCTTCTCAGGCGCCGTCCGGCACTAG
- a CDS encoding DUF6455 family protein, with translation MGLMKRLDERAGLMGRMMRTVGADDAMPSGMMMETAMRKVASRCLGCERPEECANWLDAHEDGAAHAPDFCPNGDLFATWTGQAKA, from the coding sequence ATGGGACTGATGAAGCGCCTCGACGAACGCGCCGGACTGATGGGGCGGATGATGCGCACGGTCGGTGCGGACGACGCGATGCCGAGCGGCATGATGATGGAAACCGCCATGCGCAAGGTCGCCTCCCGTTGCCTTGGCTGCGAGCGGCCCGAGGAGTGCGCCAACTGGCTGGATGCGCATGAGGATGGCGCGGCGCACGCGCCCGATTTCTGCCCCAACGGCGATCTCTTCGCCACCTGGACAGGCCAGGCAAAAGCCTAG
- the gor gene encoding glutathione-disulfide reductase: MSDFDFDLFVIGGGSGGVRAARIAASHGARVGIAEEYRYGGTCVIRGCVPKKLMVYASRFSEEFEDAAGFGWQVGESSFDWERLIDAKDREIARLEGIYRRNLERSGVELFDTRAVLEDAHTVHLLTDGRRIRAERILIAVGATPNVDATLPGGEHVITSNEVFHLADLPKRVVVAGGGYIAVEFAGIFAGLGAETTLIYRGEEVLRGFDDDLRKVLHEEMEKKGIRVLCGDVFSSIEKTEDGLIGHTRKGDTLHADKIMFAIGRRPNTAGLGLDKAGVELASSGAIIVNEASQTNVPSIYAVGDVTDRVNLTPVAIREGHAFADSVYGGKQWSADHSMIPTAVFSQPEIGTVGLTQAEALEKHGAVDVYKAHFRPMKHTLSGRDEKMLMKVLVEPESDKVLGVHILGHDAGELVQVLGIALRMGATKADFDATMAVHPTAAEELVTMREPTERLRA; the protein is encoded by the coding sequence ATGAGCGATTTCGACTTTGACCTGTTCGTCATCGGCGGCGGCTCGGGCGGCGTGCGCGCGGCCCGTATCGCCGCGTCCCATGGCGCGCGCGTCGGCATTGCCGAGGAATACCGCTACGGCGGCACCTGCGTTATCCGCGGTTGCGTGCCCAAGAAGCTGATGGTCTATGCCTCGCGCTTTTCCGAGGAATTCGAGGACGCGGCCGGCTTCGGCTGGCAGGTCGGCGAGAGCAGCTTCGACTGGGAGCGGCTGATCGATGCCAAGGACCGGGAGATCGCCCGGCTCGAGGGGATATATCGCCGCAACCTGGAGCGGTCCGGCGTCGAGCTGTTCGACACGCGGGCCGTGCTGGAGGATGCCCACACGGTGCATCTCCTGACCGACGGACGCCGCATCCGTGCCGAGCGGATCCTGATCGCGGTCGGTGCGACGCCGAATGTCGATGCCACCCTGCCGGGCGGCGAGCACGTCATCACCTCCAACGAAGTCTTCCATCTTGCCGACCTGCCCAAGCGGGTGGTGGTGGCAGGCGGCGGGTATATCGCGGTCGAGTTCGCGGGGATTTTCGCCGGGCTCGGCGCGGAAACGACGCTGATCTATCGCGGCGAGGAAGTGCTGCGCGGCTTCGACGACGATCTGCGCAAGGTCCTGCACGAGGAGATGGAGAAGAAGGGCATCCGCGTGCTGTGCGGCGATGTCTTCTCCTCCATCGAGAAGACCGAGGACGGGCTCATCGGCCATACCCGCAAGGGCGATACGCTGCATGCGGACAAGATCATGTTCGCCATCGGCCGGCGGCCGAACACGGCCGGCCTCGGCCTCGACAAGGCGGGGGTAGAGCTGGCCTCCTCGGGCGCCATCATCGTCAACGAGGCCTCGCAGACCAACGTGCCTTCGATCTACGCCGTGGGAGATGTCACCGACCGGGTGAACCTGACGCCGGTGGCGATCCGCGAGGGCCACGCCTTCGCCGACAGCGTCTATGGTGGCAAGCAGTGGTCGGCCGATCACTCGATGATTCCGACGGCCGTGTTCTCCCAGCCCGAGATCGGCACGGTCGGCCTGACCCAGGCCGAGGCGCTGGAAAAGCATGGCGCTGTCGATGTCTACAAGGCGCATTTCCGCCCGATGAAGCACACGCTGTCGGGCCGCGACGAGAAGATGCTGATGAAGGTGCTGGTCGAGCCGGAGAGCGACAAGGTGCTCGGCGTGCATATCCTCGGCCACGACGCCGGCGAGCTGGTGCAGGTGCTGGGCATCGCGCTGCGGATGGGCGCCACCAAGGCCGACTTCGATGCGACGATGGCGGTGCATCCGACGGCGGCCGAGGAGCTAGTGACGATGCGCGAGCCGACCGAGCGGCTGCGCGCCTGA
- a CDS encoding phosphatidylglycerophosphatase yields MTPSESLPLLFGLAGLLNPFALLIGAALGWYADARAKLVIAGFAAAALSVLIDVSLAASGVPALGGYEGGPLAVMPFRFLGALVVAALVHAIRKRSRRNRR; encoded by the coding sequence ATGACACCGTCCGAATCCCTGCCGCTGCTTTTCGGCCTTGCGGGCCTTCTCAATCCCTTCGCGCTGCTGATCGGCGCCGCGCTCGGCTGGTATGCCGATGCGCGCGCCAAGCTGGTGATCGCGGGCTTTGCCGCCGCGGCCCTGAGCGTGCTGATCGACGTCTCTCTGGCGGCGAGCGGCGTGCCGGCGCTCGGCGGCTACGAGGGCGGGCCGCTGGCCGTCATGCCGTTCCGCTTCCTCGGGGCCCTGGTCGTCGCCGCGCTGGTTCACGCGATCCGCAAGCGCTCGCGCCGCAACCGCCGCTGA
- a CDS encoding flagellar hook-length control protein FliK: protein MISRVTSPSQGSQSGVVAVRPVSRVPMLNVGDAIAVRVAKHLSENVMRLVGGGAGGGFQLDVEGQEMLPLGSRATLSVERGPDGPRYQVSAAPQNAAQTPGQGTPASALGETEALARIASLATSLAARQDGLSSLYAGLAAALAAAPAGVPGGLLPPAVTSALAGLLGFRLDPTASREGRLDGPALKAALEGLTGRGAAGGAGASLDDALSELLSVLKGAAGGREAPARQATPPPLPGISRHPRGEKPARASSELVSALLARDGEEAAAILAAKTDAALARLRLASLASRGLLADGEGAGDAALFDRTIDLPLVVGGQTAVISLQIGRDDTPGHEGEGAHPAWRLRFALDTEATGAVEALVGLDGPRLFASLWAVRPDIAADLRERLPRLAATLAEQGLEVVDLKVTGGLPDDPPAPSGQFVDVVS from the coding sequence ATGATCTCTCGTGTGACATCCCCATCCCAGGGCAGCCAGAGCGGCGTCGTCGCGGTGCGGCCGGTCAGCCGCGTGCCGATGCTCAATGTCGGCGATGCCATCGCCGTGCGCGTGGCAAAGCACCTGAGCGAAAACGTCATGCGTCTGGTCGGAGGCGGGGCGGGCGGCGGGTTCCAACTCGATGTCGAGGGGCAGGAGATGCTGCCGCTGGGCAGCCGCGCGACACTCAGCGTCGAGCGCGGCCCCGACGGCCCGCGCTATCAGGTCAGCGCCGCGCCGCAGAACGCCGCCCAAACGCCAGGGCAGGGCACCCCTGCCTCCGCCCTCGGCGAGACGGAGGCGCTGGCGCGCATCGCCTCGCTCGCCACCTCCCTTGCCGCCCGCCAGGACGGACTGTCCTCGCTCTATGCCGGCCTTGCCGCGGCACTGGCCGCAGCGCCCGCCGGGGTGCCGGGCGGCTTGCTGCCGCCTGCGGTGACGAGCGCGCTGGCGGGCCTTCTCGGGTTCCGGCTGGATCCGACGGCAAGCCGGGAAGGGCGGCTGGATGGTCCCGCGCTCAAGGCGGCGCTGGAGGGATTGACCGGGCGCGGGGCGGCAGGCGGGGCCGGGGCAAGTCTCGACGATGCCTTGAGCGAGCTTTTGAGCGTTCTCAAGGGCGCGGCCGGGGGGCGCGAGGCGCCGGCCCGGCAGGCGACCCCGCCGCCGCTGCCGGGGATCTCCCGCCATCCGCGCGGCGAGAAGCCGGCCCGCGCCAGCAGCGAGCTGGTGTCCGCGCTTCTGGCGCGCGACGGAGAAGAGGCCGCCGCCATCCTTGCGGCCAAGACCGATGCGGCGCTGGCCCGGCTGCGGCTCGCCTCGCTGGCCTCGCGCGGGCTGCTGGCCGACGGCGAAGGGGCGGGGGATGCGGCCCTGTTCGACCGGACGATTGACCTGCCGCTGGTGGTCGGCGGGCAGACCGCGGTGATCTCGCTGCAGATCGGGCGCGACGACACGCCCGGCCACGAGGGGGAGGGCGCGCATCCCGCCTGGCGGCTGCGCTTTGCGCTCGACACGGAGGCGACCGGCGCGGTGGAGGCGCTGGTCGGGCTCGACGGTCCCCGCCTGTTCGCAAGCCTGTGGGCCGTGCGCCCGGACATCGCCGCGGACCTTCGCGAGCGGCTGCCCCGCCTTGCCGCAACGCTTGCCGAACAGGGGCTGGAGGTGGTTGACCTCAAGGTGACTGGCGGGCTGCCGGACGATCCGCCGGCGCCCTCGGGCCAGTTCGTGGACGTGGTCTCGTGA
- the gatA gene encoding Asp-tRNA(Asn)/Glu-tRNA(Gln) amidotransferase subunit GatA, with protein MTELTKLTLTEARARLAAREITASELTTAYLSAIEAANPAINAYVAVTADRALEMAKRSDERLARGEGGALEGIPLGVKDLFATEGVHTQACSHILDGFKPPYESTVTANLWADGAVMLGKLNMDEFAMGSSNETSYYGNVVNPWRREGSTEALVPGGSSGGSAAAVAAFMCAGATATDTGGSIRQPAALTGTVGMKPTYGRCSRWGVVAYASSLDQAGPITRTLRDNAIMMRSMASVDAKDTTSVDLPVPDYEAAIGRSVKGLRIGIPAEYRVDGLPAEIDALWQQGIDWLKAAGAEIVEISLPHTKYALPAYYIVAPAEASSNLARYDGVRYGLRVPGEDIADMYENTRAAGFGSEVKRRILIGTYVLSAGYYDAYYLRAQKVRTLIKRDFDEAFDAGVDAILTPATPDAAFAPGAFSGDPVQMYLNDVFTVTVNMAGLPGLAVPAGLNSAGLPLGLQLIGRPFGEETLYTLGNVIEEAAGRFEPGKWW; from the coding sequence ATGACCGAGCTGACCAAACTGACCCTGACGGAGGCCCGCGCGCGGCTCGCCGCCCGCGAGATCACCGCGAGCGAGCTGACGACGGCCTATCTTTCGGCCATCGAGGCGGCCAATCCGGCGATCAATGCCTATGTCGCGGTCACCGCCGACCGGGCGCTCGAGATGGCCAAGCGCTCCGACGAGCGGCTGGCGCGCGGCGAGGGCGGGGCGCTGGAGGGCATTCCGCTCGGCGTCAAGGACCTGTTCGCCACCGAGGGCGTCCACACCCAGGCCTGCAGCCACATCCTCGACGGGTTCAAGCCGCCGTACGAATCGACCGTGACGGCGAACCTTTGGGCTGACGGCGCGGTGATGCTGGGCAAGCTCAACATGGACGAGTTCGCCATGGGCTCGTCCAACGAGACCTCTTATTACGGCAATGTGGTCAACCCCTGGCGCCGCGAGGGCTCCACCGAGGCGCTGGTTCCCGGCGGTTCGTCGGGTGGCTCGGCCGCTGCGGTCGCGGCCTTCATGTGCGCCGGCGCCACGGCGACCGACACCGGCGGCTCGATCCGTCAGCCCGCCGCGCTCACCGGCACGGTCGGCATGAAGCCGACCTACGGCCGCTGCTCGCGCTGGGGCGTCGTTGCCTACGCCTCCTCGCTCGACCAGGCCGGCCCGATCACCCGCACCTTGCGCGACAACGCCATCATGATGCGCTCGATGGCGTCGGTCGACGCCAAGGACACGACCTCGGTCGACCTGCCGGTGCCGGACTATGAGGCGGCCATCGGCCGTTCGGTGAAGGGCCTGCGGATCGGCATTCCTGCCGAGTACCGGGTCGACGGCCTCCCGGCGGAGATCGACGCGCTCTGGCAGCAGGGCATCGACTGGTTGAAGGCTGCGGGCGCGGAGATCGTCGAGATCAGCCTGCCGCACACCAAATACGCGCTGCCGGCCTATTACATCGTCGCCCCGGCCGAGGCGTCCTCGAACCTCGCCCGCTACGACGGCGTGCGCTACGGCTTGCGCGTGCCGGGCGAGGATATCGCCGACATGTACGAGAACACCCGGGCCGCCGGCTTCGGCTCCGAGGTGAAGCGCCGCATCCTGATCGGCACCTACGTGCTGTCGGCCGGCTATTACGACGCCTACTACCTGCGCGCCCAGAAGGTCCGCACTTTGATCAAGCGCGATTTTGACGAGGCCTTCGATGCGGGCGTCGACGCGATCCTGACGCCGGCGACGCCGGATGCGGCCTTCGCGCCGGGCGCCTTCAGCGGCGATCCGGTGCAGATGTACCTCAACGACGTCTTCACCGTGACCGTGAATATGGCCGGCCTGCCGGGTCTGGCTGTCCCCGCCGGGCTGAACAGCGCCGGTCTGCCGCTCGGCCTGCAGCTGATCGGTCGTCCCTTCGGCGAAGAGACGCTCTACACCCTCGGCAATGTCATCGAGGAGGCTGCCGGCCGCTTCGAGCCGGGCAAGTGGTGGTAA
- a CDS encoding LysE family translocator — translation MSFETWLAFSAASFVMLAIPGPTILLVVSYALAHGRAVASATVIGVALGDLTAMTASLLGLGALLATSATLFTVLKWIGAMYLIWLGIKVWRTPVADEAPQEMADGSPSPARAPMLRIALHAYAVTALNPKSIVFFIAFLPMFIDPARPLLQQAAILEATFVILAALNAAAYGLMASMVRSRIRRPSVRRWINRTGGTLMIGAGLLALGWRRAAN, via the coding sequence ATGTCTTTCGAAACCTGGCTTGCCTTTTCCGCCGCCTCTTTCGTGATGCTGGCCATCCCCGGCCCGACGATCCTTCTGGTCGTCTCCTATGCGCTGGCCCATGGCCGGGCCGTCGCCTCGGCAACCGTCATCGGCGTTGCGCTCGGCGATCTCACCGCCATGACCGCCTCGCTGCTCGGTCTCGGCGCGCTGCTCGCGACGTCCGCGACCCTGTTCACGGTTTTGAAGTGGATCGGCGCCATGTATCTGATCTGGCTGGGCATCAAGGTCTGGCGCACGCCGGTCGCCGACGAGGCCCCGCAGGAAATGGCGGACGGCAGCCCCTCCCCGGCGCGCGCGCCGATGCTGCGTATTGCCCTCCACGCCTATGCGGTGACGGCGCTCAACCCCAAGAGCATCGTCTTCTTCATCGCCTTCCTGCCGATGTTCATCGATCCGGCGCGCCCGCTCCTGCAGCAGGCAGCGATCCTGGAGGCGACCTTCGTTATCCTCGCTGCGCTCAATGCGGCCGCCTACGGGCTGATGGCCTCGATGGTGCGCTCGCGCATCCGCCGCCCGTCCGTGCGGCGCTGGATCAACCGCACCGGCGGCACCTTGATGATCGGGGCCGGCCTGCTGGCGCTCGGCTGGCGCCGCGCGGCCAACTGA
- a CDS encoding EscU/YscU/HrcU family type III secretion system export apparatus switch protein, whose translation MSGDEDPRRRLAVALHYDHAGAPRVTAKGRGVLAARILELAAEHGVPVEEDAALAEALSQIELDREIPIELYEAVAAVLRFILMARGR comes from the coding sequence GTGAGCGGGGACGAGGACCCGCGCCGCCGGCTGGCGGTGGCGCTTCACTACGACCATGCCGGCGCGCCGCGCGTCACGGCCAAGGGGCGCGGCGTGCTGGCCGCCCGCATCCTGGAGCTTGCGGCCGAGCACGGCGTGCCGGTGGAAGAGGACGCGGCCCTTGCCGAGGCCCTGTCGCAGATCGAGCTCGACCGGGAAATTCCGATAGAGCTCTACGAGGCCGTCGCCGCCGTGCTGCGCTTCATCCTGATGGCCCGGGGGCGTTAA
- the rpiA gene encoding ribose-5-phosphate isomerase RpiA: MSEELKRKAAEAALEEVTSGMRLGIGTGSTAEQFVRALAEKVREGFSVIGVPTSERTAALCTELGVPLTTLEACPELDLTIDGADELDLQLRLIKGGGGALLREKIVAKASLRMIVIADASKKVKQLGAFPLPVEVVPFGLGATRNAIARALADLGYDAPILLRGGETPFVTDGGHHILDIDLREITDADALSRALLDIPGVVDHGLFLGIADVAYLAGADGVERLVPAAGEEN, encoded by the coding sequence ATGAGCGAAGAGCTGAAGCGAAAGGCCGCCGAAGCGGCGCTGGAAGAGGTCACGTCGGGCATGCGGCTCGGCATCGGCACCGGGTCGACGGCGGAACAGTTTGTCCGCGCGCTGGCGGAGAAGGTCCGCGAGGGGTTCTCGGTGATCGGCGTGCCGACGTCGGAGCGCACCGCGGCGCTTTGCACCGAGCTCGGCGTGCCGCTGACCACGCTGGAAGCCTGCCCGGAACTGGATCTCACCATCGACGGAGCGGATGAGCTGGACCTGCAGCTGCGCCTGATCAAGGGCGGCGGCGGTGCGTTGCTGCGCGAGAAGATCGTCGCCAAGGCGTCGCTGCGCATGATCGTCATCGCCGATGCCAGCAAGAAGGTGAAGCAGCTCGGCGCCTTCCCGTTGCCGGTGGAGGTGGTGCCCTTCGGCCTTGGCGCGACGCGCAATGCGATCGCCCGTGCTCTGGCCGATCTGGGTTACGATGCGCCGATCCTGCTGCGCGGCGGCGAAACGCCCTTCGTCACCGATGGCGGCCACCATATTCTCGACATCGATTTGCGCGAGATCACCGATGCGGACGCCCTGTCGCGGGCGCTGCTCGATATCCCGGGGGTGGTGGACCACGGACTCTTTCTCGGCATCGCAGATGTCGCCTATCTGGCCGGGGCCGACGGCGTGGAGCGCCTTGTCCCCGCAGCCGGCGAGGAAAACTGA
- a CDS encoding fatty acid desaturase, with translation MQNTDCRPAEKPRSWNASLAKYRKPSTARSVFEIIASLLPFAALWAAAAVLVNHGQWWGLVLTVPAAGLLVRLFMLQHDCGHGSLFSRRGLNDWTGRALGVLTFTPYDYWRRTHAIHHASTGNLDQRGIGDIDTLTVREYQALPWSGRLRYRLYRHPLVMFGLGPAWLFVCQYRLPVGLMRGGLEPWLSTLATNLCIAAMAALLIWAAGPGAFLMVQGLIILMAATAGVWLFYVQHQFEETHWSAGGDWNYQTAALEGSSHYDLPPILQWFTGNIGIHHVHHLSSKIPFYRLGEVMRDFPELRDMNRITLRQSFGCVKLVLWDEDTRRLVSFRQARTASAAA, from the coding sequence TTGCAGAACACCGACTGCCGCCCGGCCGAAAAGCCGCGCTCCTGGAACGCCTCGCTGGCCAAGTATCGCAAGCCGAGCACGGCGCGCAGCGTCTTCGAGATCATCGCCAGCCTGCTGCCCTTCGCGGCCCTGTGGGCGGCGGCGGCGGTGCTGGTGAATCACGGCCAGTGGTGGGGCCTCGTCCTGACCGTGCCGGCCGCCGGCCTTCTCGTGCGCCTGTTCATGCTGCAGCACGATTGCGGGCACGGCTCGCTGTTCTCCCGGCGCGGGCTCAACGACTGGACGGGCCGCGCGCTCGGTGTGCTGACCTTCACGCCCTACGACTACTGGCGTCGGACCCATGCGATCCACCATGCCTCGACCGGCAATCTCGATCAGCGCGGCATCGGCGACATCGACACGCTGACGGTCAGGGAGTACCAGGCGCTGCCCTGGAGCGGGCGGCTGCGCTATCGGCTCTACCGGCATCCGCTGGTGATGTTCGGGCTGGGGCCCGCGTGGCTGTTCGTGTGCCAGTACCGCCTGCCGGTCGGATTGATGCGCGGCGGCCTGGAGCCATGGCTCTCGACGCTCGCTACCAACCTGTGCATCGCCGCCATGGCCGCGCTGCTCATCTGGGCGGCGGGGCCGGGGGCTTTCCTGATGGTGCAGGGGCTGATCATCCTGATGGCGGCGACCGCCGGCGTCTGGCTGTTCTACGTCCAGCACCAGTTCGAGGAGACGCACTGGTCGGCGGGCGGCGACTGGAACTACCAGACCGCGGCGCTGGAGGGCAGCTCGCATTACGACCTGCCGCCGATCCTGCAGTGGTTCACCGGCAATATCGGCATCCACCACGTGCATCACCTGTCCAGCAAGATCCCGTTCTATCGCCTCGGCGAGGTGATGCGCGACTTCCCCGAACTGCGCGACATGAACCGCATCACCCTGCGCCAGAGTTTCGGCTGCGTGAAGCTCGTCCTGTGGGACGAGGACACCCGCCGGCTCGTCTCGTTCCGCCAGGCCCGCACGGCCAGCGCAGCGGCGTGA